The uncultured Bacteroides sp. genome includes the window GATGACGAGTTTACCGAACTATTCCCTGTCCGATGAGTCGTGGTACTGGTAGTTCCTACAGCACCGGCATTACTGTTACGACGAGTAGTATTGCTACCGCTGCTCCTCTGATTTGTAGCTTTGCTATCGTAATTATTCGAAGAAGGACTCTTACTACTGCCTCTCGAAGAACTGTTACTGCCACTACGGCGAGTAGTATAAATATCATCTTTCACCTTATTATCAGGCCTTTTACCGGAATTGGAGCGAATGGTTATCGAACCGAAATCCGAATGTCTATTGGTTTTATAGACTTTATCATTTCTTACGCTATGCGAGCCTACATAAACCGTATGATGATAACGCCCACGATAAAAACTCACATTATTATAATGTGTTCGATAGTGGGCGCCCGTATAAGTAATGTAGTTGCCCGGAAGGCCAAAATAGAATAATAAAGGGTTAGTATACCTCAAATAAACCCGCAGAGACCATCCCTTGGGACTTGCATATATAGGCCGATAAAAGTATTCTACTTGCATGAATTGACGATACTGCCAATCACTAAGTATCCAGCGCAAATCATCATTACGAATATCGAGGTAATAATAATACTCGTTCAGCGCCCATTCCTGACCAGACATTACGTCGTTCATCAGATTACGGACAGCATAGATAAAGTCGAAATTAATTTCGTAAGCATCATCGTATTGAGCAGTATTCATTTTGAGCTCATAAGCCATTTTATCTGTAAGGAAACGAGTCTCCTGGCGAACCTGGTTCGTATCCATCGCGGCCATTCTTGTGCTGCACATGGCAGTCATCCCGATAGCAAACAAAGTAATCATCATCCGTTTCATAATCTTAATGCTTTAATTAGTTTATCTTCGTCTATTCTTCTTTCTCTTATCTTATAAGACAAAAATAGGGTAAGGAAATCCCCTACCCTAATGATTCTCTCTAATCCTTTATAGGAATTCCCCTAAACATGAGAGACTTTTCCCCGATCAGTCGATGTAAGAGCAATTTAATGCTTTACCAACTCAATGCCATTGTCGCTCAATGTAATGAGCCTTCTTCTGTACAAGTCTCCCACACCTTTTTTAAATGTCTTTTTACTCACTTCAAAAACATCATAAATATCCTCGGCAGGACTCTTGTCGTTGAGAGCCAGGCTACCATCGTGTGTTTGAAGATATTGTTGCAACGTTCTCGAAAAATCGTCTATTTTCTCAAACCCCGGTTTCTGAAGCACAAGGTCTATCTTTTGATCTTCACGCACCTGTTTCACGTAGGCTTTCAATGTCATGCCTGTATGCAAAGGCTGAAAGATTTCACCATCATACAGTAATCCACCAAACTGGTTATCTATAATAGCTTTAAAGCCCAGGTCTGTTTTCTGCCAAATAAGAATATCCACTTCATCATTGGGCTGATAAGTCGGAAATTCTTTCGAAAAGTAACGTTCTACCTTGGCCGACGCCACAATGCGGTAACTTTCTTCGTCAACGTGGGCATGCACCACATACTTATTGCCTACCAGCATCTTCATTTTCTGTTCACTAAAGGGCACGAAGAGATCCTTCATCAATCCCCAATTAAGAAAAGCGCCGAACTGATTAACCCAAGATACTTCGAGACAGGCAAACTCTCCCACCTGCACTAACGGTGTCAGGGTGGTGGCAATCAATCTTTCTTCACTGTCGAGGTAGAGAAATACATTCAGAAAGTCTCCAATCTGACAATTTTCGGGGACATAGCGAGTGGGCAGTAAAATTTCACCTTCCTGTTCTCCATCAAGATATACACCAAAATCCACGGTTTTAACTACCTCTAGTGTATTGAATTTACCTAGTTCGATACTCATATATTCATTTATTAGAATGCAAAGATAACTTTTCCTTGTGTTTTTATTCTTATCTTTGCAAAATAAATTGATAAGCAGCCACATTCATGAAAAACTCATGGTATCACATAATGGCCCTAGTAACGGTAGCAATCTGGGGCACCACGTTTGTATCGACTAAAGTTTTGTTGCAGCACGGACTCTCTCCCACGGAAATATTACTTTACCGCTTTGTGTTAGCTTACATCAGCATTTGGTTCTTTTGCCCAAAACGTTTATTGGCCAACAGTCTGCGCGACGAATCTCTGTTACTTGCAGCAGGATTGTGTGGAGGTTCACTTTATTTCATAGCCGAAAACACAGCACTCGAATTTACTCTTGCTTCCAACGTATCGCTTATAGTATGTACCACCCCTATAATCACCGCTTTTTTAATGCATTTCTCCGGCAATAAAGAGAAACTAAAGAAGAAACTGTTATATGGTTCCGTTTTGGCACTTACAGGTGTAGCGTTGGTGGTTTTCAACGGAAACTTTATACTTAAAGTAAACCCGATGGGCGACATACTAACCATTGCCGCCGCTCTGATGTGGTCATTTTATAGCATCATACTGAGAGGACTGGACAGAAAATACAGCGTGCTATTCATCACTCGCAAAGTCTTTTTTTACGGTATCATCACCATGATACCCGTCTTCCTGCTATCGCCCTCTCAATTGCACATACAAGCACTCAGCCAGCCACTGGTAATAGCCAATCTTTTGTTTCTCGGACTGGTAGCCTCTATGCTTTGCTACATTATGTGGAACACAGCAATGAAACAACTGGGCGTGGTGCGAACCACAAATTATATCTACATTGTGCCACTCATCACGCTCATCACCTCTTCAATTGTGATCAATGAAATTATCACTTACATAGCCATTATCGGTTCTATATTCATCCTTTCGGGTGTATATATTGCCGAGCAGGGACTAAATTTCAGAAGCTTACTTTGGCCATTACTCCGACAACGCTACGGCTTCCGCCAACGAAAGTAGGCAAACCAATGGCATCGCCACTATTTCCGGCATCGATAATGTATTTCTTATCAAACACATTTTTGCCAAAAGCACCTATTTCGTAATACCAGCTGTGTGGATGCATGCGCAACCCCGCAGTGAAGTTGGCCAATCCGTATCCCGATTGGCTCAAATCTGCCCGATTGCTGTCTTCAAAATAAACTTGTGACTTGTACGAGTAAGACGGACGAAAATAAACGGCAGATGTTTTACTGACCGGCACATCAAAATCCAAGCCTGCCGAAAAAGTATGTTTCGGGGTAAGCCGAAAGCGATTGCCGGCATACTCTTGTTCGTTGCCGTTCTCATCTTTCTCGTTGAACTTACCATTTATATACGAATAGTTACCAAAAATGCTGAAATAACGCACCGGATTATAACGTAACCCGGCCTCCACACCAAAAGTATGCGCTTTTCCCGCATCATCGGCCAGATATTGCGGAGCAAGGCTTCCCTCTATCGTTTGCAATGTAGTAGTTTGAAAATGATCCCAATCATAATAATAAGCACTCAAATCATAAGAAAGTATGCCATCAACCACTATACCTTTTATTCCCGCTTCGTAGCTATAAATAATCTCCGGCTTTAGTTTTGTCACTTCGCCGGGCAGTACCAATATCACTCCCGGGCGTCGGCCTCTCGAAGCACTTATATAGATATTATTGCGTTTAAACATATAGTTCAAAGCCACACGCCCCACCCAGGACCAATAATCTCCGGATGCGGTTATCTTTCCATCGGATATGGCATTCATCAGATTCGCCGACCCGTTCATCATCATCCCGAAAATGCTGGGTTGCGCTGAAGCATCCGAGCGGTAACCGCCCACCTGATGTTCATAAGAAGCACGCAAACCGGCAGTCAAAGCAAATGCAGAAGTTAATTTGTAGGTTCCATCAATAAAAATCTCCGCAGCCTGATTCGTTCCATAATTGGTAGAAGACTCTTCATGGTAACTATTGATAGGTTGCCCCGACAGTTGATCTACTTGTTTAACAATAGATGCAATGGCATCGGCAGAAACGCCCATAGCAGCCAGCCCCTGTTCTAGCGTTACAGGAACTCCTATCTGGCTGCTCAGCACAGTTTCAAGCGTTTTTCTTATTTGAGGCAAATTCGTTACATATTGAGCTTCCCCATTTACCACAGGTGCCTGATCGGGAAACAGCGAGTTCAAAATAGAAGAACTCAGTGCCGAAGGCAATCCTAACCCCTCGAATTGTGTAGCAAATTGAGCCTTAAGCAAAGGAGAAATATAAGCAGGATAAAGACTCTGCTCGTTGATGCGCATAGGCACTTCCTGCGAAGAGTTTTCATAGAAATAACTCACTCCACCAAAACCGGAAAAAGCCCCTTTGCTATCGTAATTCAATCTGAGTTCCTGACTAAATTGTGTTCCTTTGGCCTTCTCCGATACCCAAAGAATAGGCGCCGGAGTACCGTCGGCGTCAAAAGACTCATCAGAGTTGAATGCCCTGAATCCGGTAATAGAAGACAATTTCCACCCATCATTAAAAGGATGGTCGAGTAAAAAAGTGGCGCCACCCACATGACGTTTAATATAAAGGCCCTCTCCCTGCTCCAGATCGGCAGCAGTGTTCGGGTCGGTATTTCCGCCTGCAGGAGCATACCTTTCACTTTTAAAGGAAGTTCCGGGGTAATCATCATACTGATAGTCGAGTACTAAATCGGCCGTAGAATTTTCTCCAAACCAATAACGTGTAGAATTTCTCAGAGCTATAGTATTTTTTCCATTTAACCTACCCCCCGAAAGATTCTTAATAAAACCGTCGCGCTGATTATAAGCAAAGGCAAAGCGATTGGCCATTTTCTGATCTACGATAGGCGTATTAATGAACCCGTTCACCAGCTTCTGATTATAGCTACCATATCCCAAAGAAAGTTCTCCACTCAGTTCGTTGGTGGGTTTATTGCGAATAACATGCACCGCCCCAATTTCAGCACCACGCCCGAAGAGTGTGCCTTGCGGACCTTTGACAACCTCCACCCGCTCGAGATCAAAGAGTTCTACCACCGAGGCACGGGACCGCGAAATGGATACTCCGTCTTGAAAAATGGAAATACGGGGTTGTGAACGCGAGTCGCCATCATCAGAGGTTACACCACGAATAACGTATCCCGGATTATTAGGACTTTGCAACTGAATCTGCAATCCGGGCACGTATTGTGCCATTTCGTCGAATTGCTGTACATTTATTTTTTTCAGATATCCGCCGGAAAGAGCGCTAACCGTTATCGGTACTTCAATGCTACTCTGGCTGCGCTTCTGGGTACTAACCACTACTTCCCCCAACATTTTAACGTCTTCTTTCATCACAACCGTCAAACTGTTGCGAGCCTGCAACTCTTGTTGCTGATAACCCAAATAAGAAAAAATCAATAAAGTGCGGGTAGAAGGAACCTGAAGCGAAAACGTACCATCGACTCCGGTAGAAGCTCCGGTGTCTGTACCTTTTACAGCAATGCTTACACCAGGTAGCGGTTCGCCTTTTTCATTTACCACCTTTCCTTTTATATTTTCAGGCAGGTATTGTTCCTGCCGCTGTACAGGCAATGCTGCGGCAAGTGCCACTTGTTGCGAGCAGCATAGCCACAATCCGGCAAGCAGAATTACTGCTATTATTTTGCCGGTACCGGTTAATGTTTCTCTTGAGAATAGAAGAAAGCTACGAGACGTTAATTTGTGATTCATACTATTTATCTTTATTACGTTAATCTTTATTCTTTTAAGTATGCCAAAAAGGTTAAAATTAGAACGGCGGAGAGATGAATGCAAACCGCACGATAAATTCATTATCGGGAGGATAGGCATCTTCTCGAAGCACGGTAGTAGCAACACGGAATAACTTTGCGTAACGAGCCGAATAGGGTTTAATTAATTTAGTTACTTCATCGATTTCATTACGTTCTTGAGCAGTCAGATGCTCATCGCCCCGGCAATTAGCGATCAAAGCTTGCGCTACACATCGGATAGCCCTATTTCGCACAGAATCGGGCATTTCGGGTGGAAATGCCGAAGTAACCAACGTAGCGGCTCCCTGAGCAACCGTATTTTTGGCATATTCGTCAAACGAAAGTCCATTCAAATCCATCGGAATAGATTCTATAAATCGGCTTCGGATACTCATCTCGTCATCCTTCAACGAAACAAGTCTATAAGGTGAAGGATATGTCACAGCCGAACCTGTTTCGATATCATATATGGTGTGCTTTCCTATTTTGCGACAAGAGATATCTTGCGCATGAGAATGTCCGGTAAACATGACTTCCAACCCTGCATCAGCCAATTCGGCCGCCTGTTTTTTCCAATCATCTACCAAATAGCCTTTCATGATGCGATCTTGATATTTCCAGTGACTCACCAGTCCGTGATGCATCATACCGATAATACGTATACCTTTTTGATGAGCATCCGCTATCTGAGCCTTGATAAACTCCATCGTTTCAGGCTTTATCCTCCCATCGTGACGACAAATATTCTTTTCAAAGTCATTTTCCTCATATTTACAAGCATCAATAGCCAGAATTCTCAGTTTGTCCGTTAGCTGATAAACATATGTGAGCGAATATTCGTCGCGTGCCAAAGCACCTGTATAACCATAATCAGCATAAATGGAAGCAAAATCGGCCGCAGAAACCGTACGTACTATTTCCGTACTATCACCCATAAATGATACGGCATGCGGATTATTCACGTCGTGATTTCCCGGAATCACCAGAGCCTGTATACCCTCCCTCTTGAGCCGCATCAAACAACTATCTACCAAGTAGCGATGCGACACATATTCTCCGTCTTTAGTCAGATCTCCGGCCAGCAAAACCACCTGAGGATGTTCTGCTATAAGACTGTCAGTAAGTTTTTTCAATATCACCGTTGATTCACGAAGCATCTTCCGGTCATGAGACAAATAGTTATTAAACGCCTTTCCGCCTTCAATCAACAGCGAAGGATCCATTACATGTACATCCGATATAACGACCATTCTAAATTCATTAGCTGCTTCACCAACCGTCTGCTTCATTGTTCCGGCGGCTACAGAAGAAATAAATAAAGAACTGAGCCCCATCGTAAAGATTGGCAATTTTAGTTTCATCATACTTTTTACATTATTCATGTAGCAAAATAGCAGAAGAAAAGAGACAATCAGGTTACAGTACTATTAACATTATGTAACAGTAACGTCATCATTCATTAAATGAATATCTTATTTGTAGATAGAAAAAGAATTGCTACAAAACGCTTACACAAAGAAGTTTTTATCGGAGAATATTCGAGTCGGAAAGATGAAATTTTATGTTATCAAATACAAACCACTAATGAAGAGAAAAATCACCAATGCAACAGATCTTACCTAACAAAAGAATCCCTGAACTTCTTTCGAAACTCAGGGATTCTTGTTTTTCGCTTTCTATTAAACGTGGTGCCACCTGGAATCGAACCAGGGACACAAGGATTTTCAGTCCTATGCTCTACCAACTGAGCTATGGCACCTTGCGTGATTGCGGGTGCAAAGATAAATGTTTTTTTTTAACCCGCAATAGCGGGAAGAATATTTCGTAAGATTTAGGAGCAAACATTTGGCTTTTTAATTTTTTGCCGTAACTTTGTGCCCGCAAATCAACGGAATGTAGCGCAGTTGGTAGCGCACTACGTTCGGGACGTAGGGGTCGGGCGTTCGAATCGCCTCATTCCGACCGACAAAGAGACTGTTAGATAAAATTCAAACAGTCTCTTTTCTTTTTTTTATTTCTACAACGCATATTTATTTTATCTTTGCAGCATCAACAATTAACCCAAATACAAAAAAACATGAACTCTTCAAACACAAAACTCATGTCTTATACAGAATCAAAAGCTCACTATGAAATACTCGATGGACTACGTGGCGTAGCGGCAGTTATGGTAGTTTGTTTCCATCTATGCGAGGCTCACTCGGGAGGAAATCATCTTGAACAATTGATTAATCACGGATACTTGGCAGTGGATTTTTTCTTTGTCCTTTCGGGCTTTGTTATCGGTTATGCTTACGATGATCGTTGGGGAACAAAAATGAATCTAAGCGGCTTTTTCAAACGTCGTTTGGTTAGGCTCCAGCCAATGGTGATTATCGGCATGCTCATCGGCGGATTGCTGTACTATTTCCAAAGTACGCAATTATTTCCTGCAATAAGCGAAACACCTATTTGGAAGATGCTGATCGTTATGCTGATAGGCTGTACTTTACTTCCCGTACCGTTATCTCTGGATATCCGTGGTTGGTGGGAAATGCATCCCCTCAATGGGCCCGGATGGTCTCTATTTTATGAATACATTGGCAACATTCTATATGCGCTCTTTATCCGAAAGTTCTCAAAAACTGCGCTTTCTATATTAGTATTTATAGCCGGTTGTGCAACGATACACTATGTATTAACATGTCCCAGTGGCGACATGGTTGGCGGTTGGGCATTAGAGCCGACGCAAATACGCGTTGGCTTTACACGACTGATGTATCCGTTCTTCGGTGGATTGTTGCTCTCACGCGTATGCACGCCAAAACATTATAAACACTCATTTCTTGTGTGCAGCCTACTAGTTGTGATTATTCTCTCCATACCAAGAATAGGTGGGGCTGATAATTTCTGGATGAACGGTCTGTACGAATCATTCTGTATCATTTTCCTCTTCCCGTTTATCGTTTATCTGGGCGCAAGCGGTGAAGTAACAGGTAAACTGGGATCAAAGACTTGCAAGTTCCTTGGCGATATCTCTTATCCGATTTATATTACACACTATCCATTTATATATTACTATACAGGATGGGTATATGATAATAAACTCACTATGCAAGAAGCGCTTCCGGGTGCGCTACTCACTCTCTTCATCTGCATTGCGGTAGCTTACGCTTCTTTGAAATTGTATGATGAACCTGTTCGTGTTTGGTTGAAAAATCGTTTTCTGATGAAGAAAGTAAAACCATAGACTAAAACGATAAATATAAAATAAGCTTGCTTGATAATTCAATACTGTACAAATGGAGCCGCTCTGAAAAGACGGCTCTATTCTTTTAATTGCACGATTCTCTTCGACCAACAGCACGGCCCTTACGGGCAAAGCTTTTTTATCACTGAATTTAATCTTCTGAAACTGATTGCAAACTACAGCATATACCTCGATGCAGAACATCGCATTTGCAGGCATTGCATAGCTACATGCCAGTTAATACAATTCCGGGAACTATTTATTAATGCCCTCTAGAAATTGATGGTCGTCATCTGTTATGGGGCGAATGATACGACAGGGATTTCCGTATGCCAACACACCGGCAGGAATATCCTTTGTGACCAAACTTCCGGCACCAATAACCGAACCTTCGCCGATAGTGACACCGGGCAGCACATTTACGTTACCGCAGAGCCAACAATTATCGCCAATAGAAACCGGTTTGGCTGTCATAAGTCCCAAATTTCTGTCTTCGTAGCAAAGTGAATGTATCACCGTATAGATAGAACAATTCGGGCCAATAAAGCAATGGCTTCCAATGGAGATCACCGCCTCATCGAGCGCAATGAAATTAAAATTGATGATCGTATTGTCTCCAATTTCTACATAGCCAAGGTCTATGTGCATAGGCCCATTAACAATGACACGATTTCCCACCTTCAATAAAAACTCTTCTAATATAAGACGCTTATCATCTTTGTTTGATGGCGGCAAACAATTATAACGGAAACAAAAGTCTTGTCCTCTTTCCAAAGGTGATACAAAGTCTGAATTGAAACCGCAGTAAAGCTCACCGGCTGCCATCTTCTCTAAGTCTGTCATTGCTATCTAATCTAAATGAGCCTCAAAATTAAGATAAAGAATCCATTCTTTCAAATAATAGAATGTGAGTTTTAGCATATTCCATAGTATAAAAGCCCAACCGAATAGAGGCAAGAGCCTTCCTCACATTGAGTAAACAATCAAGATAACATCTTATTTAAAAGAGAGATATTATATGAAAGTATTATTAAGAAAACAAAAACCGGTCTTATTTTTGAAGAGTAATACCCATTAAACCTATAACAACATCATTCGAGAGTGTTTCCAGACTTAAATAACTTAATTCTTTCTCCGGATTCAAAGGCATATCAAGCAAAATGCCTGCTCCGCCATCTATAGAGCGACCATAAACACCCTCAATGCCAAGTTCTTTCTCCAAATTATTGCTCACTATGCCCGTCTTCAGATGAAGACGATATGGACGAGAAGCATTCAACTTAAAGGCCATATTGTCTACAAAAAAGTCTTGCTCTATCGGGCACCAGTTTTCGGGATTTATCAATGTAAGTGTATCACTTGTACCATCAGTATAGTGTATGCGAATAATGCCATTAGCAATATGGCACTGCATATGGTTCGTACTTCCAGCCATCAGCAGATAAGCATGAGACGCTTGGCCACCAAGTGGAACATGCAAGCTGTCGGGATAATTATCCCATAGCGAGGTAAAGGCAATATTGACTCCTTGTGCAGGGGTACGAAAAGATACACCCAGTTTGGTAGAAAGCAATCCACCACGTACCTTGGCACGCAAACCCGAATCGTCTATCTCCGCTGTCATTTTTGGATGGCACCATTCTCCTATTCCCTGCTTCGGGATTTGGAGAGTAGTGTATGGCGAACGTGGTGTAAGGTATTCGTTACGGAAAATATCGGTAACCGAAGCATTGAAAACAGCATCCATGTTTACCTCACGGCAAAAAACTGACTCTACATGCTTAAAAGCCGGTTCAGCAGGGGTTTCATTATTCTTAATGGTAATATTTATAGGTTGCCACCACGACAAATCACCCTCGCAAACGTAAGCAAACAGAGTATGGTTGCCCGGTTCACCGGTAATGCGGCCTCTTACCACATGCTCATCCTGTTGAGTACGGACTTTCCGAAAAACGCCTTGCGGGTCATAAAGTTTGCTGATCGTATATTGCGGCAAAGCAAGTTCAAAGGTATCGCCCACACTATAACTACGTTGGTGATCGATAGCAGTATTGATTGAACTACCTCCCCACTTTATTTCAATTTCGTAAGTATCGCCGGCCGGCATAACAATAGAGAGTACAGGCTGACCTACGGAATTTTCTATTTGCTTCCATTCAGCCTTATCGCCGTTTATCCTGATGCTATTCACTTTATCCTTTCGAGCATGAATTTGCAGTTCCAGCACTATCGGTTTATCAAAATGTTGTGCTATTTTATATACATCCGCATTACCTTTCCGATGATAATCGAAGGATACATCGGGCGTTGAGAATGTAGCATAAGGCCACGCTGCCGGAAATCCGGGACGAATAAGCAAACGTCCGTTGAGGGCATCGGGTATAATGCCGAAGAGTCCTTGTACAATGGCACGCGAAGCAACGCCTATTGCATCACCAAAGTCACGATAGCATTCGCCACGAGCAGCATCGTAAAAGCTCAGCTGGCCGAAGTTAGCGGGACTATCACCTAAGTACATACCATCGAGCACGGAACTCTTCAGAAGTTTAAAAGCTTCATCATTACGTCCCGCCTCCCAATAAGACAAGGAAGTATGCATTACCTCAGCAAAAGCCACATTATTAATACTCCATGAATAAGGCATCCAATTAGTTGTAGAAATTGTAGCATAGCCTTCATCTTTTAATCCCGAGGCGCGAACGGGAATATGAGGTATTTCCGTATCTACATAACGAGTTGCCTGATAGGCTTGAAAAGGATCTGCCGTTTCACTGTCAATGGCGTGATAGATTGTCCACACAGCAGCATTTTCATGTAATCGTTTATGCCCCATAAAGTCTTGATATTCTGCCCAGTGCCCCTTTGAAGGTATCCACAAACGCGTATTCATCGCTTTCAATATCTTCTCGGCTTCAGCACGATAAGGAGAAGGATCCTCTCCTATCTTTTCTGCAATTTCAGCAACCATTTTATTGGCACGATAATTATAGGCTGATGAGTGCGTAACTGCACCCGAATTATAATACAAAGCATCACTGGCCCAAATACAAGCATATGCATCATACAGGCCGTCATTATCGGGGTCGAAATTTCGCTTTTCCCAATCGAGATGACGAACAAGTAAAGGCCACATCTTCCGGGCATAAGCCAAGTCACCCGTCCAATTAAAATGCCACAACAGCTCATCAATATAACAAAGATTCATATCGTAATGGTGCATCTGATTAGGATTGTGCGGGTTACGACAGATGTATCCGTTACTATATTGCGGAGTACCCCACTTTTTGATAGAACGGGCAAGGTTCATATCAGGATCTTGTGCCGGATGCGAAATAGTTTGCGGCACATTAGTTACCTGACTGGCAGCATAAGCATCAAAATGCTTTCTGGCACGATCGTGCCAACCAAGTGCATCGCCTGTATAAGCCGCCCGCCAACCACTAAGAGGCATACGCCAACCTACTGCTCCGTGTAGCCACACTTCTCCATCCCAAATAGCATTGGTTGCAACAGCAAGTGCTCCACCCAGTGTATTAAAATAAGCATCTGGAGTGTTAATCTTAATGCGAGAAGCCAGCTCGGCACGGGCATGTTCTGCTTTCGCATAGATGGAACTTCCTTCAGAGGCTTCAGGAATTCGCAAAGAGAGATTCTCTAAAATCAGGTAGCCGGTTAACGGAAGTTCATATTGGTGCAATAACAAAGGGTGCTCAGGCGCTTCAAAGCTGTCAGGCGGATCAGCTCCCATATCACCGTTACGATTCAAATGCTTAGACTTAATCTCAGATATCAAACAAATCAATCTGGCATCCGCAGGCATATCAGTAGATGTGATTTTCCAGATAGCACCATCTTTATCGGGGAAGGGTAAGGCCGAAATAAAAAGCGCACCTTTTCCCCAGGCAGGATCTGTCAGCCGATAACTCCGCCGTCCCGGCGTGTAACGAGCTTCACAAAAAGCAATAGAATCAAGAGCTACAGAAGTACCTCCCAGCAGCAAGCGGAAGCGGATATTCTTGCTATTACGTTTATCATAAGCAGCAAATACAGGCCGATCGCTTGTTTCCAGACGAAATGGGGAAGTTCTGGCATAAAGTGCACGCGTAAAGCGATTCACCCCATTAACACAAACAAAGTCTTCTCCATCCGGACGATATTGCAACGAACGGGATGCTCCCCGTTTAGACTCATTGTAAGAAGTCGACTCAATAAAATCGCCAACCCGTTTTGCAGGAACCTGCGCAAAAAGATTCCTTACAGGTTGAGGAAGGAAACAAAGCAACAAGAATAAAAAATATTTATTCATCAAAACAGTTTAAT containing:
- a CDS encoding DUF4450 domain-containing protein, which produces MNKYFLFLLLCFLPQPVRNLFAQVPAKRVGDFIESTSYNESKRGASRSLQYRPDGEDFVCVNGVNRFTRALYARTSPFRLETSDRPVFAAYDKRNSKNIRFRLLLGGTSVALDSIAFCEARYTPGRRSYRLTDPAWGKGALFISALPFPDKDGAIWKITSTDMPADARLICLISEIKSKHLNRNGDMGADPPDSFEAPEHPLLLHQYELPLTGYLILENLSLRIPEASEGSSIYAKAEHARAELASRIKINTPDAYFNTLGGALAVATNAIWDGEVWLHGAVGWRMPLSGWRAAYTGDALGWHDRARKHFDAYAASQVTNVPQTISHPAQDPDMNLARSIKKWGTPQYSNGYICRNPHNPNQMHHYDMNLCYIDELLWHFNWTGDLAYARKMWPLLVRHLDWEKRNFDPDNDGLYDAYACIWASDALYYNSGAVTHSSAYNYRANKMVAEIAEKIGEDPSPYRAEAEKILKAMNTRLWIPSKGHWAEYQDFMGHKRLHENAAVWTIYHAIDSETADPFQAYQATRYVDTEIPHIPVRASGLKDEGYATISTTNWMPYSWSINNVAFAEVMHTSLSYWEAGRNDEAFKLLKSSVLDGMYLGDSPANFGQLSFYDAARGECYRDFGDAIGVASRAIVQGLFGIIPDALNGRLLIRPGFPAAWPYATFSTPDVSFDYHRKGNADVYKIAQHFDKPIVLELQIHARKDKVNSIRINGDKAEWKQIENSVGQPVLSIVMPAGDTYEIEIKWGGSSINTAIDHQRSYSVGDTFELALPQYTISKLYDPQGVFRKVRTQQDEHVVRGRITGEPGNHTLFAYVCEGDLSWWQPINITIKNNETPAEPAFKHVESVFCREVNMDAVFNASVTDIFRNEYLTPRSPYTTLQIPKQGIGEWCHPKMTAEIDDSGLRAKVRGGLLSTKLGVSFRTPAQGVNIAFTSLWDNYPDSLHVPLGGQASHAYLLMAGSTNHMQCHIANGIIRIHYTDGTSDTLTLINPENWCPIEQDFFVDNMAFKLNASRPYRLHLKTGIVSNNLEKELGIEGVYGRSIDGGAGILLDMPLNPEKELSYLSLETLSNDVVIGLMGITLQK